The Nicotiana tabacum cultivar K326 chromosome 1, ASM71507v2, whole genome shotgun sequence genome segment acagttagtccctccgctcgTCGGGGTTGTGACCGGGTGCGTCCTCGATGAGCGAACTCTATGCCTTCTTTGGGAGAAATTTGACCCATCGTAACGTTACGACGTGGCCAACAAGGGGTGGCTATCATATTCAGCGAAGCACCAAAGAGAACACGCTACCCGGGGGTGATGTCAGCTTTACGTGCATCATCATTACGCGTATTTTTTAGGCAAGAACTGACGGCTTGGCGCTTTGATTCTTGCGCCGATTTGAGGCCTACCGCCTCAGTTCTGGCGCGATCCAATCCAATAAATAGATGAGgggtttgattttttgaaaaactttagCCATTTCTCTCTTGATAGCCTTTCAGTCTTCTTCATTTGTTCTTATATCCTCCTGCTTCCGTTTCCGTTCTTCACcgaaaatttcttcttttttactCCCTTTGTGTTGCTACTCCTTTAAACGATACTATGCCGAGGTCTCATCGTGCTAGCGAAGAGGTTTCTGAAGCCACCCCATCATCCACAGTGCCTCTTTCCGGTAGCGGAGAAGTGGTGGTAGAAGAGGGTGACAACCCTCTTACGGTGGAGGAGCTACTACCGAGGCATCCCTTGTCCCGGAGTGATTTCCTCAAAGATCCACCTCCTACTCCAAACCCTGTATTTTCTGAGATGAAGCAGATTCATCTTGATGCCCTTCGTATAAAGTATGGTATTCTTGCCCATGTAGAGATGATTCCGGCGGGGAAAGATTACATTGACATCTACAGACCTGGGTACTATGCTTTCTACGAGTATCTTTTCATGATCGGCTACACCCTTCCTCTCTTCCTTTTAGCGAAGGAATTCTGTAGATTTTACCAGGTTTGCCCAGCATAGCTTTCGCCGTACATGCGTAAGGTGCTTCTGCTATTGACTAAGTATGCAGAGTTGGCGGAGTGTTGTGTCTCTGTCCATCATCATTTGCACCTATTCACGCCTGGCTTCCTTAGGGATACCATGGTGCATTTGAGACTTCATGGTACGAAAGGGCTGGTGGTCGGGACGGACGACCAGGAGAGCCGTAAGTTTTGGTACAAGTATTTCTTTATCAAGACTGAACACATCGTTTCTGACTTTGCCAATTTTTTGGAGCGATGGAACGGAACTCCTAAGTAACGTCATTCGTTATGTTCCCCTCTCTTCTGTAATTATTATAACTTTTACTTACTCGCCGTTTTGCAGCTATGGGCCGTCCACCTTGCCCTATTGCGAGTATCAAGGATTGGGTAGCCCGCCTGTTGCCTTATGCGACGGAAACTCGGACTTAGCCCGCCTTCGTGCAACATTATGGCCCTAGGGTTTCCTCAGGTAAATATTTGACTCACTGCCTTGTTGGTCATGCGACCTCGTTTAATAGTATGGCCCTTCGTGATGACAGGTCGGGGAGCTTCTAGACGGAAGGCGCCAGTTCCCACCTTTAGACAAGCCGCCGCTACCGTGGACACGCGATTTATCTTGTGCGAGTCTATTTAGGAGGGTCGTCCTCAACCTATTCAACTGGAAGATTGGTCTCGAACTGTGGCCACGAGGGAAGAGGCTTTTTCGGTACCAACCTCACATCCTTTGGATGAATTGTCTAATGGGGATGAGCCATTGGAGAGAAAAAAGAGGAGGCTAGAACTGGGGAAGGGCGTGGCTACGGATGCCAACGGCAGCAGGGCATCCCGGACAGCCCGTGTTTATGGCCGATGCCATTTTATCGAGGAGTACCCCCAAGTGGAGGGAGTTGGCCCGGGAGCCAGTTCAGTGTGCTCCGTTGAGGGTGGTGCATTGTCTAATGTCGGAGGGCCTCGTGTCGAGGGTGACGGCTCAAGTTCGAATATTGACCCAGAGGATGTTAATGAATTTGTGGGTCACCATACCCATGTAGAGGTTTGGATGGACGGGTCTGACCATCATGTGGTAGTCCCGGGGAACTATAACTTGCTGCTGAACAACGAGCAGGTGGCGTCAGCCCTCGCTCCTCTATGTGCCGCTCCTGAAAGCGAGATGCTTGGAGCAATGAGCAACGTGGAGTTATCTTAGAAGGTCGCTGGTATGGCCCTGCGGGTAGGTaaatttccttctctttttgtcATTGGATTGGTGCGATAATCGTCGTTTTGCATTTTGTTTCTAACTTCTGCCCTTCTCTTTTGTCATACCCTCATCCTGGAGGTGGAGAGAGAGCGTCGTGAGAGAAAAAGGACGGGCCTTTACGAGAAGATGTCGTCCAAGTATCATCAGTATTGTGCTATGCATCGGGCTATGTCCGACATCTATTATCAGGATCCTGAATTCCAGGTGTTTCGTGAGGGGCTCAAGCAACGGGAGGACCAATTGGAGCGCAGgataaaggagttgaaggagaggGATGAGGAGCTTGTGAAGGCGGTCGCCCCGTAATAGTGAATTGGAGGCCTCCCTTAAGGCAAAGGAGGACGAGTTCGAATTAAGCCAGGGGTGACGGCTGAAAATGCCGACTTATAGCTGAAGTTGGCTGAATTGACCGCCGAGTTGAGTGCTAAGGTAGCGGAGATTGATGGGCTCAAGGGCAAGCTGAACGTCGGTGCCAATAAGCTAGTGGCAGCTATTTCTGAATCGATATCTTTGGAGGATGCCCTCCGTATTTCTAGGTCGGAACTAACTGGGGAGAGGGAAGCCTCTGGTCGTCAAGTTGCAGGGCTCGAAAGGCATATCAAGGAACTGGAGGCGGAGTTGGCCGCATTGAAGGGACAAATGGCCTCGCTGAGGGCGGAGGAGGCAGGTCGACGTTCTCAACCTTCTACATCTCGTGCCTCAGCTGATCCGGGCGTGCCCCGTCGTTTGTATGAGTTGTGGGTCAATGCGGAGCCTCGGCTTGACGTGTATAAGGCTTTTCACGCCGAGGGAAGGGCTACAGAGGCGGAGGTTCAGGCTGTCCATGCCGAAGCTCGTGCAACTCGTGAGTCATGCGGGTACGGGCCCCTCACACCTGACGGGGAAGGCGTCAATTCTGATTATGCGAATCACCTTGCTTCAGATTCGTGGTATGAAGACACTTACCCAGCTGGGGATGATGTGTAGTCTCGGTTTGTACTTACTTttgtttaggaatttttgtaCGAGTCGTACTTGGGCCTGTTTGTAAGGGCGAATGTAAATGATATTTTGCTGTAATGTAAAATTTACTTTCGTCggcttgtttgtttgtttgttgttttttctttgcATTTATCGCACATGATATTGATGCCTTTGGCTATTGGGATGTCACTTCGACTGTCGTCGAAGTATAATCTCGTCGTAGTTCAAATGAGGTCAAACTTACATTGTCGTCGACGGCCTTATCCATAGGGATGTTACTTCAAACCGTCATTAAAGTAGAATACCATCgcggttcgagcgaggtcgaattgaTATTTTTGTCGATAGCCTTGGCCATAGGGATGTTGCTTCGAAgtgtcgtcgaagtagaatcccctcgtggttcgaacgaggtcgaacttatatttttattgatggccttggccattgggatgttgcttcgaactgtcgtcgaagtagaatctCGTTGTAGTTCGACTGAAGTCGAACTTAAATTGTTGTCAagggccttggccattgggatgttgcttcgaattgtcgtcgaagtagaatctCATCGTAATTCGACTGAGGTTGAACTTAAATTGTCGTCAATGGCCTTGTCCATTGGGAtattgcttcgaactgtcgtcgaagtagaatcccgtcgtggttcgactGAGGTCGAACTTAAAttgtcgtcgatggccttggccattgggatgttgcttcaaactgtcgtcgaagtagaatcccgtcgtggttcgactGAGGTTGAACTTAAAttgtcgtcgatggccttggccattgggatgttgcttcgaattGTCATCGAAGTAGAATCgtggttcgaatgaggtcgaacttaaATTgccgtcgatggccttggccattgggatgttgcttcgaactgtcgtcgaagtagaatctCGTCGTGGTTCGACTGAGGTCGAACTTAAAttgtcgtcgatggccttggatattgggatgttgcttcgaactgtcgtcgatggccttggccattgggatgttgcttcaaactgtcgtcgaagtagaatctCGTCATGGTTTGACTGAGGTCGAACTTAAAttatcgtcgatggccttggccattgggatgttgcttctaACTATCGTCGAAGTGGAATCCTATCGTGGTTCGACTGAGGTCAAACTTAAATCTTTGAAGACGGTCGTATTCCCGTAGGAAGACATCACATGTCGATTAGTGGAGATCTGGTTCCgcacatacaatggagatttgattccgtAAAtataatggagatttgattccgtACATACAATGGAGATGTGATTttgtacatacaatggagatttgattatctATATATAGTCCCTTTATTACTTCGATCTAGAGATCACATTGACGGGTCGATGTAATGAACAACACGTTGCTCCTTAATGCGTCCCCTTTaccgcctcgttaaaaacctccccggGAAAACCTGATTGGGACAAAACTTGGGTGAGGAAAAAAAAGTATGACTTAGGTGACATCTTTTAGAAGTGGAAATACTTGAGATAGGCGACGTTCCAGTTGTTTTGGAGCAGTTTTCCCTCCATTATTTCTAGCTGGAACGCTCCTTTGCTTCCAGCTGttatgattttgtatggtccgtccTAGTTCGTCCCCAATTTTCCCTCATTAGAGTCTTTTGATGCTTGTGTTTTGTCCTTGAGGACGTAGTCGCCAACTTTGAGTGGTCGCACCTTGGCTCTCTTGGTGTAGTATCTGTCTACTTGCTGCTTTTGGGCTACTATTCTTATGTGGGCCATGTCTCTTCATTCTTCAACTTCATCCAGATCTTGTAGCCTACTTTCGTCGTTGCCTGTTCCGCTCTCGTTGGAGTATCTCAAGCTGGGATCCCCGACCTCGACGGGTATAACTACGTTGGTCCCATAGACCAGTGAGTATGGTGTTTCTCATGTGCTGGATTTTAGCgtagtgcggtatgcccataatacttcaggtagtagttcaggccatagccctttagcttctttttcaatatgtTCAGTATTACTTTATTGGAGGACTCGGCTTGGCCATTGGAGGCAGGGTGATTTAGCGTGGAGAGTATTCGTTTGATGTGCCACTTTTCAAAAAACCCAGTCGTTCTTTTTCCGACGAATTGAGGTCCGTTGTAACAGCTTATTTCCTTGGGGATGCCAAAACGGCATataatgtttttccatatgaaggcgatgACTTCCTGCTCACGTATCTAAGTgtatgcacctgcttccacccatttagagaagtagtcagttaaaaccaaaaggaagcgtACCTTACCTCATCCTGCTGGGAGGGGgccgactatgtccattccccattttatgaataGCCATGGCAAAGTGACGGAATGGAGGAGTTCTCCTGCTTGATGTATCATAGGGGCGTACTTTTAACATTGTTCGCATCTTTGGACATAGTCCGTGGCTTCTTTTTTCATGGTAGGCCAGTAGTTGCTGGTGCGGAAGAGGCATCGAACGAGGGCATGATTTCCCGTGTGGGTGCCGCAATGCCCTTCGTGTACTTCTTCCGGTACTCATCTTGTTTGATGTGGTCCAAGACATTTGGCTAGGAGGTCGTCGAATGTTCTTTTGTAGATATCGTCGTTTACTAGGCTATATCGGGCTGCCTGTACCCGGagttttttggcttctttttttatCTTGCGGGAGCATTCCATCATGTAAATAGGCTATGAAGCAGTTaagccagtcccaagttaggtttatagaatgtacctcgacATGATCTATTGTAGAATGaaggagggtgaccacgttttcTTTGTTGATAGTCCTGGTGGCCGCAACTAATTTGGCGAGGCCATCTGCTTCAATATTCTGCACCCTGGGTATTTGGTCGAGGCGGCATTCATCGAATTCTGGCAGCAGTTTGTGGATTTCCGAATGGTATCTTTGTAGTCTctgctctttgatttggaaagtcccggtGACTTGATTCACAACGAGTTGAGAGTCACAGTGGAGGACGAGTCGTCGGGCGCCGTATTTGAGGGCTAACTTCAaccctgcaatcatagcctcatattgggcctcgttgttagtcatctcggGGCATCGTATGGACTGGCAAATTTCTTCGCCCGTAGGAACCTCGAGGATGAGTCCCAGTACAGATCCCGAGGCATTGGAGGCACCGTCGGTGTAGAGGATCCAGAGGTCAGTATGTATAGAAGTGCGGAGTGCTTCTTGTCCTGCCTCGGGCAATGTCTCCATGCTGAAATCAGCGACGAAGTCGGCGAGCACCTGCGACTTAATGGCAGTTGACGGTTGGTATGTTATGTCGTGctcgcttaattctatggcccacttggcAAGTCTACCCGATAGTTTGGGTTTGTGCAGGATACCTCTTAGGGGGAAGGTTGTTACCActtttatggggtgacattgaaaatatggtctaagctttcgtgaagccaCGACCAGTGCCAGAGCTAGTTtttcaaggtgagggtaccttgtCTTGGCATCGATTAAAGTTTTGCTgatataataaattggagattgcgtacctttgttttcaCGGACCAAGACTGCACTCACTGCAACTTTAGAAACTGCTAAATACACAAGCAGACACTAACCTGGATCCGCTTTGACGAGTAGAGGTGGCGAAGACAGATACGCTTTTAGTTTTCTTAGTGCATCGACAAATTCCTCGTTCCATTGCAGCCCGTTGTCTTTTCTCAACACattgaagaatttgtggcatcTGTCCGATGATCGTGAAATGAACCTTGATAAGGTGGTTATTCGCCCTGTTAGCTTCTGCACCTGCTTTTTGCTGGTTAGTACCTCTGGTATTGcgtcgatggctttgatttgatTCGGGATGACTTTGATTCCCCTTTGCGACACGAGGCAGCCAAGGAATTTTCCTGAGGTTACGCCGAAGGTGCACTtctcgggatttaacttcatccCGTACTGCCTTAATATTTCGAAGGCTTATTTCAAATGGCCAATGTGATCCTCCTTCTTTGTTGACTTTACCAGCATGTCATCGATGTAGACCTCCATGGTCTTGCCGAGCTgctctttgaacattttggtgactaGCCTCTGGTatgtggcccctgcattcttgagTCCGAACGGCATCACTTTATAGCAATATGTTCCTTGGTGAGTGATGAAGGTtatcttttcttgatcttcttcaaccattagaatttggttgtaACCGGAGTAGGCGTCCAAAAAGCTCAGCAATTCGTGCCCCGCTGTTGCATCGATCAATTGGTCGATATGGGGTAACGAGAAGGAATCCTTTGGGCATGCTTTGCTTAGATTGATGAAGTCAACACACATTCGCCATttcccgttcttctttttgacTATGACCACGTTGGCAACCCATTGGGTGTATTTCGATTCTCTAATGGAACCGTTGATGAGTAATTTATCCACCTCTTCGCTGACTGCCTTATTGATTACGACATTGAACTTTCTTCTTATTTGTCGTACCGATGGATAGAGTGGGTCGATATTCAGTCTAAGAGTGGCAATGTCCTTTGGGATTCCTAGCATATCTGAGTGGGATAAGGCAAATAAATCGGCGTTGTTAATTAAAAATTCACGAGACTTACCTGGCTCCGAGAGGTTGTGCCCTATGTAAGCCTTTTTTGTGTTATCAACGTCTAATTGGACGGGGTCGAGATCCTCTATAGTTGCCTTGTAAGCTTCTACGATATCCGGGTCTTTAATGGCCTCTGTTTGTAGGTCGGGTTTAGTTCCCGACATCGCTGATTGCTATGCCTCCGCACTTGCTCCTTTTAGTTGTTTGGTGTAGGTGCAATCTTGGGCGATCCGATACCATTCTTGGGCGGTGCGTGGCTTGCCTCAGATGCTGAATATCCCCAACGGGGTGGGAAATTTGATCACTTGATAGAAGCTTGAAGGGACGACTCACATAACGTGTATCTATGGTCTCTCCATGATGGCGTTGTAGGTTGTTTCCTGGTTCATGACGTGGAATGGTGTCTCCAGGGTGACCCCTCCTGCTAGGACAGGTAGCACTATTTCTCCGGATGTCCACtctactgcattattaaaacctgtTAGTGTTATGCAACGCAGTATTATTTTATCCTCAAGCCTCATTTGCATGAGAACTCGCGGGTGAATGATACACACGTCGCTTCCATCATCTACCATGATTCTTTTTACATCTGTATCAACGATGCATAAAGTTGTAACCAAAGTATCATAGTGAGGGGAAGACAAACCATCGGCATCCGACTTATAGAAGATGACACtgtcttcgaggtcatcataccgttcgtgggcGATCGTCCGTTTGAGTTTGTGCATGGCGGTGAACTTCACATAGTTGATTACCGTGTCGTCGACACCTCCAATGATCATCTGTATGGTGCGTGCTAGTGATGGTGGCTTTGGAGGTCCTTGAGATGGATCGTTCCCTCGAGCGAAGTTGGCCCTTCCTTTATCGCTGAGCAGTTCTTTTAGGTACCCCTGGTTCAACATCCTAACTACTTTATGACGCAGACCTATGCAATCTTCGGTCTTGTGTCCTCTTTCTTGATGGAATTCACAGAGGACGTTTGACCTCCTGGTGGTTGGgtccaattttattttttgcgGCCACTGCACCTTCATGCCTAGCTTCTCAAGTGCGTAAACTATCTCTGAAGGGGAAACACAAAAGTTATGAGCAGATAgcagtggaggcatacctctttcactTTGAAGGGGTGCAGTGTGTCGTAACATGGCATCCGTATGTCTTGGAGGGGGCGGGTTAGATGTTCGGACATAGGGTTGATGCCTTTCTCAATTGAAACGTGGTGGTTGATCTCTTCGCCTGTTGTTACGTCGATCTCTCCTTGCCTCGGTCTAAACCGACGTTAATCGCTGGATTGGGTCATTCAGGTCATCCTTATCTGCCCTTACCTCAGCGCAATAGGCGTTCTGGATCTCTTCCCATGTGGTGGGGGATACTTCATGAGTCTACTGAGCAGTTTTTTGGTTGCCTTTGATCCGTTCctgtttaacccattttgaaaggaTGCTACTGCCATCCCTTCTGACATATTTGGCAGGCtcatccttactctgttgaatcGGGCCAGGAAATCCCGTAGTCCCTCGCCCGCCGTTTGCCTGACGGCGAAGATATCATTGACCCTAGCTTTAGCCTTCTTCGCCCTTGTATGAGCGGTGGCGAATTTATCCGCCATCTTTTCAAACGTTGATATCGATCGCGCTGGTAGCTGGGAGTACCATGTCAATGCTCCCCATGTCAAGGTCTCACCGAACCTTTTTAGCAGCATAGATGGTACTTGTTCCTTTGACAAATCGTTGCCCTTTACCGCAGTAACATAATGGATTAGATGATCCTCCGGGTCCGTGGTCCCGTCGTATATTTTCAAGTATGGTGGCatcttgaaggtttttggaatagAATGAGGAGTAGCCCCGTCGCTGTATGGCTGTTCGACGAATTGACCCACATCGCATTTTGGTAATAGCTTAGGGGGCCCTGGTATTTTGTCAACCCTCTCCTGATGCTCCTTCATTTGATCACGGagtgttttgttctcatttttcatttcttccattttctttaagataGCCATGAGAGCATCGTCACCTGAATCAGTGACAGTGCGGGTGTTACCTGTTCGCGTAGCGCTCGGCTCATTGGTGGTAGCTACGAATTCTCTAGGTGGCAAGTCTTCGACATCTCCTTGAGGAGGTTTTTTTGAGCATGTTGTTCAAAGCACTTGTCAACCATTCTTCTAGCAGCTTTTTGACTGCTGGTGGTGCTTCCCCGACCGTGGACGTTGAGGCTCCCCTTTTGCGCAAGATCGTTAGATCCCCGTGTGGAAGAGGTGAAATCTCCCCATCCGATGTAACTCTTGGTGTTATATTCTCAGTGTCTTCTCTACCAACTTCGTTGAGGGAGTTCAGGAGATTATTTGAGACATCTGCTATCGCCTTTAGCCTCGCTTCCTTTTCCGCCATTATTGATTTTTATGAGGTTTGAAGAACAATAATCGTCACTTTCAAGAACCTAGATGATAACTACGATTTCAGCTATGGAAATACCCACAAACGacaccaaattgtttgactcaaaagatattaaaatcttttttgaacaaatcaatcaaagatgaaggggtaaatcgtagCTGAAGATAATAAACTCTAGAATGATAACAATAGAGAGAAGAGAGTTGtaaactttcttttctttataggTTAGTGAGTTTTTCCCAGTCTCCCCCTGTTACGAGGCTCTTTTCCCTCTTATATACTGAGGAATTCCTTCCAATCGTAGAAACGACATGTAAAGAATCTTTTAAGGAATATTCTCCATATCTCCTAATGGGCTTACGTTACAGCCGAGGTCGTATCGTTCCTTCTTTTACCACAAGGTCGTATCCCTCTGAGCATCGACTCGCGGGTGCTCGGTCGTTTGTCGTGCTCACTGTTGGTCGTGGTCGGTCAAATTCAGACCCATACAGTGTTGTCCCCGGTAAGAAAGTGCGAGCGATTGGGGTTGGAGTGTACGAAGAGAGGTAGAGGGCGATTTAAGAAGTattagggagaggtgattaggcggGATATAACGATGCTTCAGATATGCGAGGACATGCCCCTCGATAGGAAGTtgttaaggttgtaggttaggaatTAGTTTAGCATACTCTAACTCGTACCAGTGTGAGGCTAGGCTGATAGGCTTTAGTCTTAGACTACTAGTGGACAATGTTATGTTCACACTACTCTTCCGTTTTCGTAGTGTCGAGTCTTacttattggttattatttttgcgTACCATCTATTTATTGGTTCTTGTGATATTCTTATTTCTATGTTTTTGTTGATGGTAGTGATATATAtgtttcgtcttcttgagccgagatATCAGAAACAGTCTTTCTATATCCGTCAGGGTAGAGATAAGGTTtgtgtacatactaccctccttATACTCCACTTGTGAGATTTATTATTGTTGAAATAATGCATTTATATAAGATCACAAAGATTTTGTGATTCACGATCTAATTaatcacaattcaaataattctgACTCAATATATGTACCCGTTCGATCCGGCTCATTCTCATTCATCAGCATTCATATGCTTTAAGTACATTTATttaacttatttattttttaacttaGTTTAAAGCATAAATAGGTATATTTTATCTCAATCAACGTTTTTCTACATTTTTT includes the following:
- the LOC107809823 gene encoding uncharacterized protein LOC107809823, with protein sequence MLRHTAPLQSERGMPPLLSAHNFCVSPSEIVYALEKLGMKVQWPQKIKLDPTTRRSNVLCEFHQERGHKTEDCIGLRHKVVRMLNQGYLKELLSDKGRANFARGNDPSQGPPKPPSLARTIQMIIGGVDDTVINYVKFTAMHKLKRTIAHERYDDLEDSVIFYKSDADGLSSPHYDTLVTTLCIVDTDVKRIMVDDGSDVCIIHPRVLMQMRLEDKIILRCITLTGFNNAVEWTSGEIVLPVLAGGVTLETPFHVMNQETTYNAIMERP